In Streptomyces sp. NBC_00414, a single window of DNA contains:
- a CDS encoding valine--tRNA ligase: MTDNAQQQPPANAPELPTQYAPAEVEGKLYERWVERGYFAADANSDKPPYTIVIPPPNVTGSLHLGHAFQHTLMDALTRRKRMQGYEALWLPGMDHAGIATQNKVEQQLAEEGKSRHDLGREEFVERVWHWKEEYGGKILGQMRRLGDGVDWDRERFTMDEGLSKAVQTIFKKLYDDELIYRAERIINWCPRCLTAISDIEVEYQEDDGELVSIKYGEGDETLVVATTRAETMLGDTAVAVHPDDERYRHLIGKRIKLPLTDRTIPVVADTHVDPEFGTGAVKVTPAHDPNDFAIGRRHGLESITVMDERAIITVHGPFEGLDRYEARSAIVGALRSQGRIVAEKRPYVHSVGHCSRCRTTIEPRQSLQWWVKVGPLAKAAGDAVRDGRVKIHPEDMSKRYFDWVDNLNDWNISRQLWWGHRIPIWYGPNGETVCVGPDEQPPGTEAEGWRQDTDVLDTWFSSGLWPFSTLGWPEQTPDLKKFYPTDVLLTGHDIIFFWVARMMMFGLYAMDGEVPFKIIALTGLVRDERGKKMSKSFGNVVDPLDWMDAYGSDAVRFTLARGANPGTDVPIGEDWVQASRNFANKIWNATRFALMNGATVEGPLPDASRMSATDRWILSRLNETVAQVDALYEDFQFAKLSDALFHYAWDEVFDWYVELSKTTFMAGGAAADVSKRVLGEVLDVTLRLLHPVVPFVTETLWTTLTGGESVVIADWPADSGFRDTGAEREIEALQQVITEVRRFRADQGLQPGQRVPARLSLEGTAFAPHEAAIRQLLRLQPEGDDFSATATLPVGGAQVALDLSGTIDVGAERKRLAKDLAAAEKEKVAANAKLGNEAFLAKAPDQVVDKIRGRLAKADEDIVRLQAQLEALPQA, translated from the coding sequence GTGACCGACAACGCTCAGCAGCAGCCGCCAGCCAACGCCCCCGAACTGCCGACCCAGTACGCGCCGGCCGAGGTAGAGGGGAAGCTGTACGAGCGCTGGGTCGAACGGGGTTACTTCGCCGCCGACGCGAACAGCGACAAGCCGCCGTACACCATCGTCATTCCGCCGCCGAACGTCACCGGGTCCCTGCACCTGGGGCACGCCTTCCAGCACACGCTGATGGACGCGCTGACCCGCCGTAAGCGCATGCAGGGATACGAGGCGCTGTGGCTGCCCGGCATGGACCACGCCGGTATCGCCACGCAGAACAAGGTCGAGCAGCAGCTCGCCGAGGAGGGCAAGTCCCGGCACGACCTCGGGCGCGAGGAGTTCGTCGAGCGCGTCTGGCACTGGAAGGAGGAGTACGGCGGCAAGATCCTGGGCCAGATGCGACGGCTCGGCGACGGCGTCGACTGGGACCGTGAGCGGTTCACCATGGACGAGGGGCTGTCCAAGGCCGTCCAGACCATCTTCAAGAAGCTGTACGACGACGAGCTGATCTACCGCGCCGAGCGCATCATCAACTGGTGTCCCCGCTGTCTGACGGCCATCTCCGACATCGAGGTGGAGTACCAGGAGGACGACGGCGAGCTCGTCTCCATCAAGTACGGCGAGGGCGACGAGACCCTCGTCGTCGCCACCACGCGCGCCGAGACCATGCTCGGTGACACCGCCGTCGCCGTTCACCCCGACGACGAGCGCTACCGGCACCTCATCGGCAAGCGCATCAAGCTCCCGCTGACCGACCGCACCATCCCGGTCGTCGCGGACACGCACGTCGACCCCGAGTTCGGCACGGGTGCCGTCAAGGTCACCCCCGCCCACGACCCGAACGACTTCGCCATCGGCCGGCGCCACGGCCTGGAGTCGATCACGGTCATGGACGAGCGGGCCATCATCACCGTCCACGGCCCCTTCGAGGGACTCGACCGCTACGAGGCACGTTCCGCCATCGTCGGCGCGCTGCGCTCGCAGGGCCGGATCGTCGCCGAGAAGCGTCCGTACGTCCACAGCGTCGGGCACTGCTCGCGCTGCCGGACCACCATCGAGCCGCGGCAGTCCCTGCAGTGGTGGGTCAAGGTCGGCCCGCTCGCGAAGGCCGCCGGTGACGCGGTCCGCGACGGCCGGGTGAAGATCCACCCCGAGGACATGTCGAAGCGGTACTTCGACTGGGTCGACAACCTCAACGACTGGAACATCTCGCGCCAGCTGTGGTGGGGCCACCGCATCCCGATCTGGTACGGCCCGAACGGCGAGACGGTCTGCGTCGGCCCCGACGAGCAGCCGCCGGGCACCGAGGCCGAGGGGTGGCGGCAGGACACCGACGTCCTCGACACCTGGTTCTCGTCCGGCCTGTGGCCGTTCTCCACGCTCGGCTGGCCCGAACAGACCCCGGACCTCAAGAAGTTCTACCCGACCGACGTCCTGCTCACCGGCCACGACATCATCTTCTTCTGGGTCGCCCGGATGATGATGTTCGGCCTGTACGCGATGGACGGCGAGGTCCCCTTCAAGATCATCGCCCTGACCGGTCTGGTCCGTGACGAGCGCGGCAAGAAGATGTCGAAGTCGTTCGGCAACGTCGTCGACCCGCTCGACTGGATGGACGCGTACGGCTCCGACGCCGTCCGTTTCACCCTGGCCCGCGGCGCCAACCCCGGTACCGACGTGCCGATCGGCGAGGACTGGGTCCAGGCGTCCCGCAATTTCGCCAACAAGATCTGGAACGCGACGCGGTTCGCGCTGATGAACGGCGCGACGGTCGAAGGCCCGCTGCCGGACGCGTCGCGGATGTCCGCGACGGACCGGTGGATCCTGTCGCGGCTCAACGAGACCGTCGCCCAGGTCGACGCGCTCTACGAGGACTTCCAGTTCGCGAAGCTCTCCGACGCGCTGTTCCACTACGCCTGGGACGAGGTCTTCGACTGGTACGTCGAGCTGTCGAAGACGACGTTCATGGCGGGCGGGGCCGCCGCCGACGTCAGCAAGCGGGTCCTGGGCGAGGTCCTGGACGTCACGCTGCGGCTGCTGCACCCGGTCGTCCCGTTCGTCACGGAGACGCTGTGGACGACCCTCACGGGCGGCGAGTCCGTCGTGATCGCCGACTGGCCCGCCGACAGCGGGTTCCGCGACACCGGTGCCGAGCGTGAGATCGAGGCGCTGCAGCAGGTCATCACCGAGGTCCGCCGCTTCCGTGCCGACCAGGGGCTGCAGCCCGGTCAGCGGGTGCCGGCGCGGCTGTCCCTGGAGGGGACCGCGTTCGCTCCGCACGAGGCGGCCATCCGGCAGTTGCTGCGGCTGCAGCCCGAGGGGGACGACTTCTCGGCGACGGCGACCCTGCCGGTCGGGGGGGCGCAGGTCGCGCTCGACCTCTCCGGCACGATCGATGTGGGCGCGGAGCGGAAGCGGCTTGCCAAGGACTTGGCCGCCGCCGAGAAGGAGAAGGTCGCGGCCAACGCCAAGCTCGGGAACGAGGCGTTCCTCGCGAAGGCGCCGGATCAGGTCGTGGACAAGATCCGGGGGCGGCTCGCCAAGGCCGACGAGGACATCGTCCGGTTGCAGGCGCAGCTGGAGGCTCTGCCGCAGGCGTAG